The Astatotilapia calliptera chromosome 17, fAstCal1.2, whole genome shotgun sequence genome has a segment encoding these proteins:
- the mybpc1 gene encoding myosin-binding protein C, slow-type isoform X7 produces the protein MPEPTKKDEPNGQPEESVAPESSGAPPPPEISLEVSPPPDDAKPAATTSSPTPQPEDASSTKKLSVELPNDSVPVPAMGRKDSVWSLGEGQAPDELDKLVDNPPLSTLLIERPLSGAVTVGGDITFVAKVEAKDLLRKPTIKWFKGKWMDLASKTGKHLQLKETFDRLTKVHTFEMHIIKAKDNYAGNYRCEVNYKDKFDSCSFDLEVKEAETGSQNIDIRSAFKRSSERQEDAGELDFSGLLKHRNQREHKQQDDTPEVDVWEILKNARPDQYEKIAFMYGITDLRGLLKRLKKMPKEEKKLEAFAKKLDPAYQVDKGGKIRLVVDLADPTIELKWYKNGQEIRPSPNQRKYIFEHKGTQRIMVINNCSANDDAAYSVVAGDEKCSTELFVKELPVKIVKGIEPVKTTVNERIELECEVSEEGAQVKWLKNGVEVPTGVRSRYRVKCEGTKHFLVIDDASRDDTGTYSIMASGGTSEAHIQVDLKPLKVYQDLQDMTVLLGQPIKLHCEIYPGNVPGRWYRNGQLIQPSDRLNIIHRNKVHRLEIAASSLHDAGDYTFVPEGYSQSLSAKIHIIDPPRVLLDSLNFPDNTVTVVAGNKLRLEIPISGEPAPRVVWMKGERVILESGHRVHAETYSDHTSLTIEVTEREDTGNYKIVLQNEAGEATASVKIKVVDIPDPPEAPLVPVVGGDWCSMTWEPPKYDGGSPILGYYIERKKKQSSRWMRLNFDLIKETTFEPKKMIEGVPYEVRIFAVNAIGVSKPSEPSKAFTPLAVTSEPTMLVVDDVTDTTVTVKWRPPETIGAAGLDGYLVEYCVEGTNDWVISNKELTEKTRYTITGLSPGCKILVRVKAVNAAGASAPRTLQHAILVKEVVEPPKIRVPRHLKQTYTRKVGETVNLVVPFMGKPRPKVTWLKDGNPIEPSQVSIRNTDCDSIIFIRKAERSHSGKYDMTVQVENHVDTAILDIQIVDLPGPPQCVNIEDVWGGNVALVWTPPKDNGNAPITGYTIQKADKKTMEWFTCIEHYHRNCITITELVVGNEYFFRIFSENMCGLSETATQTKKSALIVKEGLQMKTQEYNDHDFKEAPKFTQPLINTFAVAGYNTTLNCSVRANPRPKVIWMKNKITIIDDPRYRMFSSQGVCTLEIRKPSPYDGGMYTCKAINELGEAQVDCKLEVKGGFTFYELMQRGVPLHLIDKYMTESKVVEQEK, from the exons ATGAGCCAAATGGTCAGCCAGAGG AAAGTGTTGCCCCAGAAAGTAGCGGTGCCCCACCCCCACCTGAGATTTCCCTGGAGGTATCTCCACCCCCAG ATGATGCTAAACCTGCAGCCACTACCTCATCCCCAACACCTCAACCAG aggatgccagtTCAACCAAGAAACTCTCAGTTGAGCTGCCTA atgatAGCGTCCCTGTGCCAGCCATGGGGAGAAAGGACTCAG TGTGGTCTCTGGGAGAGGGTCAGGCACCAGACGAACTGGACAAGCTCGTTGACAACCCACCGCTCTCCACCCTGCTGATTGAGAGACCCCTGAGTGGTGCTGTCACTGTTG GTGGTGACATCACCTTTGTTGCCAAAGTGGAGGCCAAAGATCTTCTGCGCAAACCAACTATCAAGTGGTTTAAAGGGAAATGGATGGATCTGGCCAGCAAGACAGGAAAACATCTACAGCTAAAAGAGACCTTTGACCGACTCACAAAG GTCCACACATTTGAGATGCACATCATCAAGGCCAAAGATAACTATGCTGGGAACTACAGGTGCGAGGTCAACTACAAGGACAAGTTTGATAGCTGTTCCTTTGACTTGGAAGTTAAAG AAGCTGAAACGGGCTCACAGAATATTGACATTCGATCCGCTTTCAAGAGAAG cagtgaaagacaagaaGATGCAGGAGAGCTTGACTTTAGTGGTCTTCTAAAACATAG AAATCAGAG GGAGCACAAACAGCAGGATGACACTCCAGAGGTGGATGTGTGGGAGATCCTGAAGAACGCCCGGCCAGATCAGTATGAAAAGATTGCCTTTATGTACGGCATCACAGACCTGAGGGGTCTGCTGAAGAGGCTGAAAAAGATGCCTAAAGAGGAGAAGAAGCTGGAAG CTTTTGCAAAGAAGCTGGACCCTGCATATCAGGTGGATAAAGGTGGAAAGATCCGCTTAGTGGTGGACCTGGCTGACCCGACAATTGAACTGAAGTGGTACAAGAATGGACAGGAAATCAGGCCCTCGCCCAA TCAAAGGAA GTATATTTTTGAGCATAAGGGCACACAAAGGATTATGGTCATCAACAACTGCTCCGCCAATGATGACGCAGCCTATTCGGTTGTCGCAGGAGATGAGAAATGTAGCACAGAGCTTTTTGTCAAAG AGTTACCAGTTAAGATAGTTAAAGGTATTGAGCCTGTGAAGACCACAGTGAACGAGAGGATTGAGCTAGAGTGTGAAGTTTCAGAGGAAGGTGCTCAAGTCAAATG GTTGAAGAATGGTGTTGAGGTTCCAACAGGGGTGCGATCGAGATATCGAGTTAAGTGTGAGGGAACTAAACACTTTTTGGTGATTGATGACGCCTCACGAGACGATACTGGGACATACTCCATCATGGCCTCTGGTGGCACCTCTGAGGCTCATATACAAGTTGACT TGAAACCACTGAAGGTGTACCAGGACCTGCAGGACATGACGGTGTTGCTGGGTCAGCCCATCAAGTTGCACTGTGAGATTTACCCAGGAAATGTCCCAGGCCGCTGGTACAGGAACGGACAGCTGATCCAACCTAGCGATCGCCTCAACATCATACACAGAAATAA agTCCACCGACTTGAAATTGCAGCCAGCTCCCTTCACGATGCAGGAGATTACACTTTTGTACCTGAGGGGTATTCACAGAGCCTTTCTGCCAAAATCCACATCATTG ACCCTCCGAGGGTACTCTTGGACAGCTTGAACTTCCCAGACAACACTGTAACTGTCGTGGCAGGAAATAAACTCCGCTTAGAAATCCCAATCAGTGGAGAACCAGCACCCAGAGTGGTGTGGATGAAGGGTGAAAGG GTGATTCTCGAGTCAGGTCACCGCGTCCACGCTGAGACATACAGCGACCACACGAGTCTGACAATTGAGGTCACTGAGCGGGAGGACACAGGAAACTACAAGATAGTTCTGCAGAACGAGGCTGGTGAAGCCACAGCTAGTGTCAAAATCAAGGTTGTTG ACATCCCCGACCCTCCTGAAGCTCCCTTGGTCCCAGTGGTGGGTGGTGATTGGTGTTCTATGACATGGGAACCTCCAAAGTATGATGGAGGCTCGCCAATCTTAG GCTATTACattgagagaaaaaagaagcagagctCCAGATGGATGAGACTGAACTTTGACCTGATCAAGGAGACTACATTTGAACCCAAGAAGATGATTGAAGGAGTGCCGTATGAAGTGCGGATCTTTGCAGTCAACGCCATCGGTGTGTCCAAACCCAGTGAACCTTCCAAAGCCTTTACTCCTCTCG CTGTTACCAGTGAACCCACCATGCTGGTCGTGGATGACGTTACTGACACCACTGTGACGGTAAAGTGGCGTCCACCTGAAACCATTGGAGCTGCTGGGCTGGACGGATACTTAGTGGAGTATTGCGTAGAAGGAA CTAATGATTGGGTAATATCCAACAAGGAGCTGACAGAGAAAACCAGGTACACCATCACCGGTCTGAGTCCAGGGTGTAAAATTTTAGTTCGTGTCAAAGCCGTCAATGCAGCTGGAGCTAGCGCTCCACGTACCCTGCAGCATGCTATCCTGGTTAAAGAGGTTGTTG AACCACCCAAGATCCGCGTCCCACGGCACTTGAAGCAGACTTACACTCGCAAAGTTGGAGAAACAGTCAACCTTGTGGTGCCATTTATG GGCAAACCCCGACCGAAGGTCACCTGGCTGAAGGATGGCAACCCTATAGAGCCTTCACAAGTTAGCATCCGTAacacagactgtgacagcatcATCTTCATCCGCAAAGCAGAACGCAGCCACTCTGGGAAGTATGACATGACAGTGCAGGTTGAAAACCATGTGGACACAGCCATACTTGACATACAGATTGTAG ATCTACCTGGACCTCCTCAGTGTGTGAATATTGAAGATGTTTGGGGTGGAAATGTAGCTCTGGTCTGGACCCCTCCAAAGGACAATGGGAACGCCCCAATAACAGGCTACACCATtcaaaaagcagacaaaaagacAATG GAATGGTTCACATGCATTGAGCACTACCATCGCAACTGCATTACCATCACAGAACTGGTAGTTGGGAACGAGTACTTCTTCAGGATCTTCTCTGAGAATATGTGTGGCCTGAGTGAAACCGCCACCCAAACCAAAAAGAGTGCCCTCATCGTCAAAGAAG GCTTGCAGATGAAAACACAAGAGTACAATGACCACGACTTCAAGGAGGCGCCGAAGTTCACACAGCCACTTATCAACACTTTCGCCGTGGCCGGCTACAACACTACTCTTAACTGCAGCGTGCGTGCCAACCCAAGG CCCAAAGTGATCTGGATGAAGAATAAGATAACCATCATTGACGATCCGCGCTACCGTATGTTTAGCAGCCAAGGAGTCTGCACTCTGGAGATCAGGAAGCCCAGTCCCTATGATGGTGGAATGTACACCTGCAAGGCCATCAATGAACTAGGAGAGGCTCAAGTGGACTGCAAACTGGAAGTTAAAG GAGGCTTCACCTTCTATGAACTCATGCAACGTGGAGTGCCCCTACATCTGATTGACAAGTATATGACCGAGTCGAAGGTTGTTGAGCAAGAGAAGTAA
- the mybpc1 gene encoding myosin-binding protein C, slow-type isoform X12: MPEPTKKDEPNGQPEEDASSTKKLSVELPNDSVPVPAMGRKDSVWSLGEGQAPDELDKLVDNPPLSTLLIERPLSGAVTVGGDITFVAKVEAKDLLRKPTIKWFKGKWMDLASKTGKHLQLKETFDRLTKVHTFEMHIIKAKDNYAGNYRCEVNYKDKFDSCSFDLEVKEAETGSQNIDIRSAFKRSSERQEDAGELDFSGLLKHRNQREHKQQDDTPEVDVWEILKNARPDQYEKIAFMYGITDLRGLLKRLKKMPKEEKKLEAFAKKLDPAYQVDKGGKIRLVVDLADPTIELKWYKNGQEIRPSPNQRKYIFEHKGTQRIMVINNCSANDDAAYSVVAGDEKCSTELFVKELPVKIVKGIEPVKTTVNERIELECEVSEEGAQVKWLKNGVEVPTGVRSRYRVKCEGTKHFLVIDDASRDDTGTYSIMASGGTSEAHIQVDLKPLKVYQDLQDMTVLLGQPIKLHCEIYPGNVPGRWYRNGQLIQPSDRLNIIHRNKVHRLEIAASSLHDAGDYTFVPEGYSQSLSAKIHIIDPPRVLLDSLNFPDNTVTVVAGNKLRLEIPISGEPAPRVVWMKGERVILESGHRVHAETYSDHTSLTIEVTEREDTGNYKIVLQNEAGEATASVKIKVVDIPDPPEAPLVPVVGGDWCSMTWEPPKYDGGSPILGYYIERKKKQSSRWMRLNFDLIKETTFEPKKMIEGVPYEVRIFAVNAIGVSKPSEPSKAFTPLAVTSEPTMLVVDDVTDTTVTVKWRPPETIGAAGLDGYLVEYCVEGTNDWVISNKELTEKTRYTITGLSPGCKILVRVKAVNAAGASAPRTLQHAILVKEVVEPPKIRVPRHLKQTYTRKVGETVNLVVPFMGKPRPKVTWLKDGNPIEPSQVSIRNTDCDSIIFIRKAERSHSGKYDMTVQVENHVDTAILDIQIVDLPGPPQCVNIEDVWGGNVALVWTPPKDNGNAPITGYTIQKADKKTMEWFTCIEHYHRNCITITELVVGNEYFFRIFSENMCGLSETATQTKKSALIVKEGLQMKTQEYNDHDFKEAPKFTQPLINTFAVAGYNTTLNCSVRANPRPKVIWMKNKITIIDDPRYRMFSSQGVCTLEIRKPSPYDGGMYTCKAINELGEAQVDCKLEVKGGFTFYELMQRGVPLHLIDKYMTESKVVEQEK, encoded by the exons ATGAGCCAAATGGTCAGCCAGAGG aggatgccagtTCAACCAAGAAACTCTCAGTTGAGCTGCCTA atgatAGCGTCCCTGTGCCAGCCATGGGGAGAAAGGACTCAG TGTGGTCTCTGGGAGAGGGTCAGGCACCAGACGAACTGGACAAGCTCGTTGACAACCCACCGCTCTCCACCCTGCTGATTGAGAGACCCCTGAGTGGTGCTGTCACTGTTG GTGGTGACATCACCTTTGTTGCCAAAGTGGAGGCCAAAGATCTTCTGCGCAAACCAACTATCAAGTGGTTTAAAGGGAAATGGATGGATCTGGCCAGCAAGACAGGAAAACATCTACAGCTAAAAGAGACCTTTGACCGACTCACAAAG GTCCACACATTTGAGATGCACATCATCAAGGCCAAAGATAACTATGCTGGGAACTACAGGTGCGAGGTCAACTACAAGGACAAGTTTGATAGCTGTTCCTTTGACTTGGAAGTTAAAG AAGCTGAAACGGGCTCACAGAATATTGACATTCGATCCGCTTTCAAGAGAAG cagtgaaagacaagaaGATGCAGGAGAGCTTGACTTTAGTGGTCTTCTAAAACATAG AAATCAGAG GGAGCACAAACAGCAGGATGACACTCCAGAGGTGGATGTGTGGGAGATCCTGAAGAACGCCCGGCCAGATCAGTATGAAAAGATTGCCTTTATGTACGGCATCACAGACCTGAGGGGTCTGCTGAAGAGGCTGAAAAAGATGCCTAAAGAGGAGAAGAAGCTGGAAG CTTTTGCAAAGAAGCTGGACCCTGCATATCAGGTGGATAAAGGTGGAAAGATCCGCTTAGTGGTGGACCTGGCTGACCCGACAATTGAACTGAAGTGGTACAAGAATGGACAGGAAATCAGGCCCTCGCCCAA TCAAAGGAA GTATATTTTTGAGCATAAGGGCACACAAAGGATTATGGTCATCAACAACTGCTCCGCCAATGATGACGCAGCCTATTCGGTTGTCGCAGGAGATGAGAAATGTAGCACAGAGCTTTTTGTCAAAG AGTTACCAGTTAAGATAGTTAAAGGTATTGAGCCTGTGAAGACCACAGTGAACGAGAGGATTGAGCTAGAGTGTGAAGTTTCAGAGGAAGGTGCTCAAGTCAAATG GTTGAAGAATGGTGTTGAGGTTCCAACAGGGGTGCGATCGAGATATCGAGTTAAGTGTGAGGGAACTAAACACTTTTTGGTGATTGATGACGCCTCACGAGACGATACTGGGACATACTCCATCATGGCCTCTGGTGGCACCTCTGAGGCTCATATACAAGTTGACT TGAAACCACTGAAGGTGTACCAGGACCTGCAGGACATGACGGTGTTGCTGGGTCAGCCCATCAAGTTGCACTGTGAGATTTACCCAGGAAATGTCCCAGGCCGCTGGTACAGGAACGGACAGCTGATCCAACCTAGCGATCGCCTCAACATCATACACAGAAATAA agTCCACCGACTTGAAATTGCAGCCAGCTCCCTTCACGATGCAGGAGATTACACTTTTGTACCTGAGGGGTATTCACAGAGCCTTTCTGCCAAAATCCACATCATTG ACCCTCCGAGGGTACTCTTGGACAGCTTGAACTTCCCAGACAACACTGTAACTGTCGTGGCAGGAAATAAACTCCGCTTAGAAATCCCAATCAGTGGAGAACCAGCACCCAGAGTGGTGTGGATGAAGGGTGAAAGG GTGATTCTCGAGTCAGGTCACCGCGTCCACGCTGAGACATACAGCGACCACACGAGTCTGACAATTGAGGTCACTGAGCGGGAGGACACAGGAAACTACAAGATAGTTCTGCAGAACGAGGCTGGTGAAGCCACAGCTAGTGTCAAAATCAAGGTTGTTG ACATCCCCGACCCTCCTGAAGCTCCCTTGGTCCCAGTGGTGGGTGGTGATTGGTGTTCTATGACATGGGAACCTCCAAAGTATGATGGAGGCTCGCCAATCTTAG GCTATTACattgagagaaaaaagaagcagagctCCAGATGGATGAGACTGAACTTTGACCTGATCAAGGAGACTACATTTGAACCCAAGAAGATGATTGAAGGAGTGCCGTATGAAGTGCGGATCTTTGCAGTCAACGCCATCGGTGTGTCCAAACCCAGTGAACCTTCCAAAGCCTTTACTCCTCTCG CTGTTACCAGTGAACCCACCATGCTGGTCGTGGATGACGTTACTGACACCACTGTGACGGTAAAGTGGCGTCCACCTGAAACCATTGGAGCTGCTGGGCTGGACGGATACTTAGTGGAGTATTGCGTAGAAGGAA CTAATGATTGGGTAATATCCAACAAGGAGCTGACAGAGAAAACCAGGTACACCATCACCGGTCTGAGTCCAGGGTGTAAAATTTTAGTTCGTGTCAAAGCCGTCAATGCAGCTGGAGCTAGCGCTCCACGTACCCTGCAGCATGCTATCCTGGTTAAAGAGGTTGTTG AACCACCCAAGATCCGCGTCCCACGGCACTTGAAGCAGACTTACACTCGCAAAGTTGGAGAAACAGTCAACCTTGTGGTGCCATTTATG GGCAAACCCCGACCGAAGGTCACCTGGCTGAAGGATGGCAACCCTATAGAGCCTTCACAAGTTAGCATCCGTAacacagactgtgacagcatcATCTTCATCCGCAAAGCAGAACGCAGCCACTCTGGGAAGTATGACATGACAGTGCAGGTTGAAAACCATGTGGACACAGCCATACTTGACATACAGATTGTAG ATCTACCTGGACCTCCTCAGTGTGTGAATATTGAAGATGTTTGGGGTGGAAATGTAGCTCTGGTCTGGACCCCTCCAAAGGACAATGGGAACGCCCCAATAACAGGCTACACCATtcaaaaagcagacaaaaagacAATG GAATGGTTCACATGCATTGAGCACTACCATCGCAACTGCATTACCATCACAGAACTGGTAGTTGGGAACGAGTACTTCTTCAGGATCTTCTCTGAGAATATGTGTGGCCTGAGTGAAACCGCCACCCAAACCAAAAAGAGTGCCCTCATCGTCAAAGAAG GCTTGCAGATGAAAACACAAGAGTACAATGACCACGACTTCAAGGAGGCGCCGAAGTTCACACAGCCACTTATCAACACTTTCGCCGTGGCCGGCTACAACACTACTCTTAACTGCAGCGTGCGTGCCAACCCAAGG CCCAAAGTGATCTGGATGAAGAATAAGATAACCATCATTGACGATCCGCGCTACCGTATGTTTAGCAGCCAAGGAGTCTGCACTCTGGAGATCAGGAAGCCCAGTCCCTATGATGGTGGAATGTACACCTGCAAGGCCATCAATGAACTAGGAGAGGCTCAAGTGGACTGCAAACTGGAAGTTAAAG GAGGCTTCACCTTCTATGAACTCATGCAACGTGGAGTGCCCCTACATCTGATTGACAAGTATATGACCGAGTCGAAGGTTGTTGAGCAAGAGAAGTAA
- the mybpc1 gene encoding myosin-binding protein C, slow-type isoform X11: protein MPEPTKKDEPNGQPEDDAKPAATTSSPTPQPDDSVPVPAMGRKDSVWSLGEGQAPDELDKLVDNPPLSTLLIERPLSGAVTVGGDITFVAKVEAKDLLRKPTIKWFKGKWMDLASKTGKHLQLKETFDRLTKVHTFEMHIIKAKDNYAGNYRCEVNYKDKFDSCSFDLEVKEAETGSQNIDIRSAFKRSSERQEDAGELDFSGLLKHRNQREHKQQDDTPEVDVWEILKNARPDQYEKIAFMYGITDLRGLLKRLKKMPKEEKKLEAFAKKLDPAYQVDKGGKIRLVVDLADPTIELKWYKNGQEIRPSPNQRKYIFEHKGTQRIMVINNCSANDDAAYSVVAGDEKCSTELFVKELPVKIVKGIEPVKTTVNERIELECEVSEEGAQVKWLKNGVEVPTGVRSRYRVKCEGTKHFLVIDDASRDDTGTYSIMASGGTSEAHIQVDLKPLKVYQDLQDMTVLLGQPIKLHCEIYPGNVPGRWYRNGQLIQPSDRLNIIHRNKVHRLEIAASSLHDAGDYTFVPEGYSQSLSAKIHIIDPPRVLLDSLNFPDNTVTVVAGNKLRLEIPISGEPAPRVVWMKGERVILESGHRVHAETYSDHTSLTIEVTEREDTGNYKIVLQNEAGEATASVKIKVVDIPDPPEAPLVPVVGGDWCSMTWEPPKYDGGSPILGYYIERKKKQSSRWMRLNFDLIKETTFEPKKMIEGVPYEVRIFAVNAIGVSKPSEPSKAFTPLAVTSEPTMLVVDDVTDTTVTVKWRPPETIGAAGLDGYLVEYCVEGTNDWVISNKELTEKTRYTITGLSPGCKILVRVKAVNAAGASAPRTLQHAILVKEVVEPPKIRVPRHLKQTYTRKVGETVNLVVPFMGKPRPKVTWLKDGNPIEPSQVSIRNTDCDSIIFIRKAERSHSGKYDMTVQVENHVDTAILDIQIVDLPGPPQCVNIEDVWGGNVALVWTPPKDNGNAPITGYTIQKADKKTMEWFTCIEHYHRNCITITELVVGNEYFFRIFSENMCGLSETATQTKKSALIVKEGLQMKTQEYNDHDFKEAPKFTQPLINTFAVAGYNTTLNCSVRANPRPKVIWMKNKITIIDDPRYRMFSSQGVCTLEIRKPSPYDGGMYTCKAINELGEAQVDCKLEVKGGFTFYELMQRGVPLHLIDKYMTESKVVEQEK from the exons ATGAGCCAAATGGTCAGCCAGAGG ATGATGCTAAACCTGCAGCCACTACCTCATCCCCAACACCTCAACCAG atgatAGCGTCCCTGTGCCAGCCATGGGGAGAAAGGACTCAG TGTGGTCTCTGGGAGAGGGTCAGGCACCAGACGAACTGGACAAGCTCGTTGACAACCCACCGCTCTCCACCCTGCTGATTGAGAGACCCCTGAGTGGTGCTGTCACTGTTG GTGGTGACATCACCTTTGTTGCCAAAGTGGAGGCCAAAGATCTTCTGCGCAAACCAACTATCAAGTGGTTTAAAGGGAAATGGATGGATCTGGCCAGCAAGACAGGAAAACATCTACAGCTAAAAGAGACCTTTGACCGACTCACAAAG GTCCACACATTTGAGATGCACATCATCAAGGCCAAAGATAACTATGCTGGGAACTACAGGTGCGAGGTCAACTACAAGGACAAGTTTGATAGCTGTTCCTTTGACTTGGAAGTTAAAG AAGCTGAAACGGGCTCACAGAATATTGACATTCGATCCGCTTTCAAGAGAAG cagtgaaagacaagaaGATGCAGGAGAGCTTGACTTTAGTGGTCTTCTAAAACATAG AAATCAGAG GGAGCACAAACAGCAGGATGACACTCCAGAGGTGGATGTGTGGGAGATCCTGAAGAACGCCCGGCCAGATCAGTATGAAAAGATTGCCTTTATGTACGGCATCACAGACCTGAGGGGTCTGCTGAAGAGGCTGAAAAAGATGCCTAAAGAGGAGAAGAAGCTGGAAG CTTTTGCAAAGAAGCTGGACCCTGCATATCAGGTGGATAAAGGTGGAAAGATCCGCTTAGTGGTGGACCTGGCTGACCCGACAATTGAACTGAAGTGGTACAAGAATGGACAGGAAATCAGGCCCTCGCCCAA TCAAAGGAA GTATATTTTTGAGCATAAGGGCACACAAAGGATTATGGTCATCAACAACTGCTCCGCCAATGATGACGCAGCCTATTCGGTTGTCGCAGGAGATGAGAAATGTAGCACAGAGCTTTTTGTCAAAG AGTTACCAGTTAAGATAGTTAAAGGTATTGAGCCTGTGAAGACCACAGTGAACGAGAGGATTGAGCTAGAGTGTGAAGTTTCAGAGGAAGGTGCTCAAGTCAAATG GTTGAAGAATGGTGTTGAGGTTCCAACAGGGGTGCGATCGAGATATCGAGTTAAGTGTGAGGGAACTAAACACTTTTTGGTGATTGATGACGCCTCACGAGACGATACTGGGACATACTCCATCATGGCCTCTGGTGGCACCTCTGAGGCTCATATACAAGTTGACT TGAAACCACTGAAGGTGTACCAGGACCTGCAGGACATGACGGTGTTGCTGGGTCAGCCCATCAAGTTGCACTGTGAGATTTACCCAGGAAATGTCCCAGGCCGCTGGTACAGGAACGGACAGCTGATCCAACCTAGCGATCGCCTCAACATCATACACAGAAATAA agTCCACCGACTTGAAATTGCAGCCAGCTCCCTTCACGATGCAGGAGATTACACTTTTGTACCTGAGGGGTATTCACAGAGCCTTTCTGCCAAAATCCACATCATTG ACCCTCCGAGGGTACTCTTGGACAGCTTGAACTTCCCAGACAACACTGTAACTGTCGTGGCAGGAAATAAACTCCGCTTAGAAATCCCAATCAGTGGAGAACCAGCACCCAGAGTGGTGTGGATGAAGGGTGAAAGG GTGATTCTCGAGTCAGGTCACCGCGTCCACGCTGAGACATACAGCGACCACACGAGTCTGACAATTGAGGTCACTGAGCGGGAGGACACAGGAAACTACAAGATAGTTCTGCAGAACGAGGCTGGTGAAGCCACAGCTAGTGTCAAAATCAAGGTTGTTG ACATCCCCGACCCTCCTGAAGCTCCCTTGGTCCCAGTGGTGGGTGGTGATTGGTGTTCTATGACATGGGAACCTCCAAAGTATGATGGAGGCTCGCCAATCTTAG GCTATTACattgagagaaaaaagaagcagagctCCAGATGGATGAGACTGAACTTTGACCTGATCAAGGAGACTACATTTGAACCCAAGAAGATGATTGAAGGAGTGCCGTATGAAGTGCGGATCTTTGCAGTCAACGCCATCGGTGTGTCCAAACCCAGTGAACCTTCCAAAGCCTTTACTCCTCTCG CTGTTACCAGTGAACCCACCATGCTGGTCGTGGATGACGTTACTGACACCACTGTGACGGTAAAGTGGCGTCCACCTGAAACCATTGGAGCTGCTGGGCTGGACGGATACTTAGTGGAGTATTGCGTAGAAGGAA CTAATGATTGGGTAATATCCAACAAGGAGCTGACAGAGAAAACCAGGTACACCATCACCGGTCTGAGTCCAGGGTGTAAAATTTTAGTTCGTGTCAAAGCCGTCAATGCAGCTGGAGCTAGCGCTCCACGTACCCTGCAGCATGCTATCCTGGTTAAAGAGGTTGTTG AACCACCCAAGATCCGCGTCCCACGGCACTTGAAGCAGACTTACACTCGCAAAGTTGGAGAAACAGTCAACCTTGTGGTGCCATTTATG GGCAAACCCCGACCGAAGGTCACCTGGCTGAAGGATGGCAACCCTATAGAGCCTTCACAAGTTAGCATCCGTAacacagactgtgacagcatcATCTTCATCCGCAAAGCAGAACGCAGCCACTCTGGGAAGTATGACATGACAGTGCAGGTTGAAAACCATGTGGACACAGCCATACTTGACATACAGATTGTAG ATCTACCTGGACCTCCTCAGTGTGTGAATATTGAAGATGTTTGGGGTGGAAATGTAGCTCTGGTCTGGACCCCTCCAAAGGACAATGGGAACGCCCCAATAACAGGCTACACCATtcaaaaagcagacaaaaagacAATG GAATGGTTCACATGCATTGAGCACTACCATCGCAACTGCATTACCATCACAGAACTGGTAGTTGGGAACGAGTACTTCTTCAGGATCTTCTCTGAGAATATGTGTGGCCTGAGTGAAACCGCCACCCAAACCAAAAAGAGTGCCCTCATCGTCAAAGAAG GCTTGCAGATGAAAACACAAGAGTACAATGACCACGACTTCAAGGAGGCGCCGAAGTTCACACAGCCACTTATCAACACTTTCGCCGTGGCCGGCTACAACACTACTCTTAACTGCAGCGTGCGTGCCAACCCAAGG CCCAAAGTGATCTGGATGAAGAATAAGATAACCATCATTGACGATCCGCGCTACCGTATGTTTAGCAGCCAAGGAGTCTGCACTCTGGAGATCAGGAAGCCCAGTCCCTATGATGGTGGAATGTACACCTGCAAGGCCATCAATGAACTAGGAGAGGCTCAAGTGGACTGCAAACTGGAAGTTAAAG GAGGCTTCACCTTCTATGAACTCATGCAACGTGGAGTGCCCCTACATCTGATTGACAAGTATATGACCGAGTCGAAGGTTGTTGAGCAAGAGAAGTAA